A genomic region of Zea mays cultivar B73 chromosome 6, Zm-B73-REFERENCE-NAM-5.0, whole genome shotgun sequence contains the following coding sequences:
- the LOC100217253 gene encoding uncharacterized protein isoform X4: protein MDLLFSFIKPDHPHSTLLAGYFSKVVICLMLRKTAPLMNYVQEHPDIVVQLVDLIGITSIMEVLVRLIGADETIYLNFADTLHWLENTYVLEMIVDKFSSSDSPEVHANAAEILSAVTRCAPPALAAKICSPSFVGRLFHHALDESRPKSVLVHSLSVCISLLDPKRLASVSYQAFRSNLTHGTLVTASPETVDGILESLGDLLKLLDITSSQNVFPTTYGCLCPPLGKHRLKIVEFISVLLTIGSEIAEKKLISQSVIKHCIDLFFQYPYNNFLHHHVENIIVSCLEVKRNQLIDHILNDCGLVGKVLAAEKSSSLAVESNGPTLPSEGKEPPRIGNIGHITRIANKLIQFGNSNSMIQSHLQENSEWAVWQIDVLIKRNEVENVYHWACGRPTSLHDRGRDSDDDDFRDRDYDVAALTNNMSQAFRFGIYRNDDIEEAQGSHERDDEDVYFDDESAEVVISSLCLGDDQDSSSLFTNSNWFTFDGDRGINDRLAASVPPSSPDSEAISLNTENTDEALTGETTGGTESLRESASLANELAEVANDNDADATDGEKILCTEEDSQASEGPVDAKEDKTGGASKAANESVPDNALPESHHTDCRCADSSESGTEEDVEIDDEKKSETAMTNE from the exons ATGGATTTGCTTTTTTCATTTATAAAACCTGACCATCCGCATAGCACACTGTTAGCTGGTTACTTCAGTAAG GTGGTTATATGTTTGATGCTTCGAAAGACTGCTCCTCTTATGAATTATGTTCAG GAGCATCCAGATATTGTTGTCCAGCTTGTCGACCTCATTGGTATCACATCAATAATGGAG GTGTTGGTGAGATTGATTGGTGCTGATGAAACCATATACTTGAATTTCGCGGATACATTGCATTGGTTAGAGAATACATATGTACTGGAAATGATTGTGGATAAATTTAGCTCATCA GACTCTCCTGAAGTGCATGCAAATGCTGCTGAAATTCTTTCTGCGGTAACTCGATGCGCCCCTCCTGCTCTTGCTGCAAAAATATGCAGTCCAAG TTTTGTTGGCAGGTTGTTTCATCATGCTCTTGACGAGTCAAGACCAAAATCTGTTCTGGTTCATTCATTGTCAGTGTGTATATCTTTATTGGACCCCAAAAGACTAGCATCAGTCTCATACCAAGCATTTAGAAGCAACTTAACTCACGGGACGCTGGTTACAGCCAGTCCAGAAACAGTTGATGGTATACTGGAGAGTCTAG GTGACTTGCTGAAGTTACTGGACATTACTTCTTCTCAAAATGTTTTTCCTACAACTTATGGATGTTTGTGTCCGCCTCTTGGAAAACACCGTTTGAAG ATTGTAGAATTCATCTCTGTTTTGCTAACAATTGGTAGCGAAATAGCTGAGAAGAAGCTAATAAGCCAATCAGTGATAAAGCATTGCATTGATTTATTTTTTCA GTACCCTTATAATAACTTTTTGCATCATCATGTTGAGAACATTATTGTTTCTTGCCTTGAGGTTAAAAGAAATCAATTGATTGACCATATTCTTAATGACTGTGGTCTTGTTGGTAAAGTCCTTGCCGCTGAAAAAAGTTCTTCTCTGGCAGTGGAGTCTAATGGG CCAACATTACCATCAGAAGGGAAAGAACCTCCAAGAATTGGGAATATTGGGCACATAACTCGAATAGCGAATAAgctcattcaatttggaaatagTAACAGCATGATCCAGAGTCACTTGCAG GAGAACAGTGAGTGGGCTGTATGGCAAATAGATGTCCTGATCAAACGCAATGAGGTGGAGAATGTTTACCATTGGGCATGTGG CCGTCCAACATCTCTACATGATCGTGGGAGGGATAGCGATGACGACGACTTCCGAGACAGAGACTACGATGTGGCAGCACTCACTAATAATATGAGCCAGGCATTTCGATTTGGGATATACAGGAATGATGACATTGAAGAG GCACAAGGATCCCACGAACGAGATGATGAG GATGTCTACTTTGATGACGAGTCAGCTGAAGTAGTAATATCTTCATTGTGTTTGGGGGATGATCAGGACAG CAGTTCACTCTTCACGAATTCAAACTGGTTTACGTTTGATGGTGATAGAGGAATCAATGACCGCCTAGCTGCCTCTGTTCCTCCATCATCCCCGGATTCTGAAGCGATTTCCTTAAACACTGAGAATACTGATGAAGCGCTAACTGGTGAAACCACTGGAGGCACTGAGTCACTGCGGGAAAGTGCATCCCTTGCCAATGAACTAGCAGAAGTCGCTAACGACAATGATGCTGATGCCACGGACGGTGAGAAAATTTTGTGTACAGAAGAGGACAGTCAAGCCTCCGAGGGGCCTGTGGATGCTAAAGAGGACAAGACTGGAGGAGCGTCTAAAGCAGCGAATGAATCTGTGCCTGACAATGCCTTGCCTGAATCCCACCACACTGATTGTCGGTGCGCTGACTCATCTGAATCAGGAACAGAAGAAGATGTGGAGATTGATGATGAGAAGAAATCTGAGACTGCTATGACAAATGAATGA
- the LOC100217253 gene encoding uncharacterized protein isoform X2, which produces MFWRMTGLSAASPVDTILDKENFTLEELLDEDEIIQECKALNTRLINFLRDKAQVSQLLRYIVEEVPEDSEKKQSFKFPFIACEIFACEIDIILRTLVEDVELMDLLFSFIKPDHPHSTLLAGYFSKVVICLMLRKTAPLMNYVQEHPDIVVQLVDLIGITSIMEVLVRLIGADETIYLNFADTLHWLENTYVLEMIVDKFSSSDSPEVHANAAEILSAVTRCAPPALAAKICSPSFVGRLFHHALDESRPKSVLVHSLSVCISLLDPKRLASVSYQAFRSNLTHGTLVTASPETVDGILESLGDLLKLLDITSSQNVFPTTYGCLCPPLGKHRLKIVEFISVLLTIGSEIAEKKLISQSVIKHCIDLFFQYPYNNFLHHHVENIIVSCLEVKRNQLIDHILNDCGLVGKVLAAEKSSSLAVESNGPTLPSEGKEPPRIGNIGHITRIANKLIQFGNSNSMIQSHLQENSEWAVWQIDVLIKRNEVENVYHWACGRPTSLHDRGRDSDDDDFRDRDYDVAALTNNMSQAFRFGIYRNDDIEEAQGSHERDDEDVYFDDESAEVVISSLCLGDDQDSSLFTNSNWFTFDGDRGINDRLAASVPPSSPDSEAISLNTENTDEALTGETTGGTESLRESASLANELAEVANDNDADATDGEKILCTEEDSQASEGPVDAKEDKTGGASKAANESVPDNALPESHHTDCRCADSSESGTEEDVEIDDEKKSETAMTNE; this is translated from the exons ATGTTCTGGCGCATGACCGGCCTCTCCGCGGCCTCGCCC GTGGATACAATTCTGGACAAGGAGAACTTTACATTGGAAGAGCTTCTTGATGAGGATGAAATCATTCAGGAGTGCAAAGCGCTGAATACCCGACTCATAAATTT CTTGCGAGATAAGGCCCAAGTGTCGCAATTACTTCGTTACATTGTGGAAGAAGTTCCTGAGGATTCAGAGAAGAAACAATCTTTCAA GTTTCCTTTTATCGCTTGTGAGATTTTTGCTTGTGAAATTGACATTATTTTGAGAACCTTGGTAGAGGATGTTGAG TTAATGGATTTGCTTTTTTCATTTATAAAACCTGACCATCCGCATAGCACACTGTTAGCTGGTTACTTCAGTAAG GTGGTTATATGTTTGATGCTTCGAAAGACTGCTCCTCTTATGAATTATGTTCAG GAGCATCCAGATATTGTTGTCCAGCTTGTCGACCTCATTGGTATCACATCAATAATGGAG GTGTTGGTGAGATTGATTGGTGCTGATGAAACCATATACTTGAATTTCGCGGATACATTGCATTGGTTAGAGAATACATATGTACTGGAAATGATTGTGGATAAATTTAGCTCATCA GACTCTCCTGAAGTGCATGCAAATGCTGCTGAAATTCTTTCTGCGGTAACTCGATGCGCCCCTCCTGCTCTTGCTGCAAAAATATGCAGTCCAAG TTTTGTTGGCAGGTTGTTTCATCATGCTCTTGACGAGTCAAGACCAAAATCTGTTCTGGTTCATTCATTGTCAGTGTGTATATCTTTATTGGACCCCAAAAGACTAGCATCAGTCTCATACCAAGCATTTAGAAGCAACTTAACTCACGGGACGCTGGTTACAGCCAGTCCAGAAACAGTTGATGGTATACTGGAGAGTCTAG GTGACTTGCTGAAGTTACTGGACATTACTTCTTCTCAAAATGTTTTTCCTACAACTTATGGATGTTTGTGTCCGCCTCTTGGAAAACACCGTTTGAAG ATTGTAGAATTCATCTCTGTTTTGCTAACAATTGGTAGCGAAATAGCTGAGAAGAAGCTAATAAGCCAATCAGTGATAAAGCATTGCATTGATTTATTTTTTCA GTACCCTTATAATAACTTTTTGCATCATCATGTTGAGAACATTATTGTTTCTTGCCTTGAGGTTAAAAGAAATCAATTGATTGACCATATTCTTAATGACTGTGGTCTTGTTGGTAAAGTCCTTGCCGCTGAAAAAAGTTCTTCTCTGGCAGTGGAGTCTAATGGG CCAACATTACCATCAGAAGGGAAAGAACCTCCAAGAATTGGGAATATTGGGCACATAACTCGAATAGCGAATAAgctcattcaatttggaaatagTAACAGCATGATCCAGAGTCACTTGCAG GAGAACAGTGAGTGGGCTGTATGGCAAATAGATGTCCTGATCAAACGCAATGAGGTGGAGAATGTTTACCATTGGGCATGTGG CCGTCCAACATCTCTACATGATCGTGGGAGGGATAGCGATGACGACGACTTCCGAGACAGAGACTACGATGTGGCAGCACTCACTAATAATATGAGCCAGGCATTTCGATTTGGGATATACAGGAATGATGACATTGAAGAG GCACAAGGATCCCACGAACGAGATGATGAG GATGTCTACTTTGATGACGAGTCAGCTGAAGTAGTAATATCTTCATTGTGTTTGGGGGATGATCAGGACAG TTCACTCTTCACGAATTCAAACTGGTTTACGTTTGATGGTGATAGAGGAATCAATGACCGCCTAGCTGCCTCTGTTCCTCCATCATCCCCGGATTCTGAAGCGATTTCCTTAAACACTGAGAATACTGATGAAGCGCTAACTGGTGAAACCACTGGAGGCACTGAGTCACTGCGGGAAAGTGCATCCCTTGCCAATGAACTAGCAGAAGTCGCTAACGACAATGATGCTGATGCCACGGACGGTGAGAAAATTTTGTGTACAGAAGAGGACAGTCAAGCCTCCGAGGGGCCTGTGGATGCTAAAGAGGACAAGACTGGAGGAGCGTCTAAAGCAGCGAATGAATCTGTGCCTGACAATGCCTTGCCTGAATCCCACCACACTGATTGTCGGTGCGCTGACTCATCTGAATCAGGAACAGAAGAAGATGTGGAGATTGATGATGAGAAGAAATCTGAGACTGCTATGACAAATGAATGA
- the LOC100217253 gene encoding uncharacterized protein isoform X6: MLRKTAPLMNYVQEHPDIVVQLVDLIGITSIMEVLVRLIGADETIYLNFADTLHWLENTYVLEMIVDKFSSSDSPEVHANAAEILSAVTRCAPPALAAKICSPSFVGRLFHHALDESRPKSVLVHSLSVCISLLDPKRLASVSYQAFRSNLTHGTLVTASPETVDGILESLGDLLKLLDITSSQNVFPTTYGCLCPPLGKHRLKIVEFISVLLTIGSEIAEKKLISQSVIKHCIDLFFQYPYNNFLHHHVENIIVSCLEVKRNQLIDHILNDCGLVGKVLAAEKSSSLAVESNGPTLPSEGKEPPRIGNIGHITRIANKLIQFGNSNSMIQSHLQENSEWAVWQIDVLIKRNEVENVYHWACGRPTSLHDRGRDSDDDDFRDRDYDVAALTNNMSQAFRFGIYRNDDIEEAQGSHERDDEDVYFDDESAEVVISSLCLGDDQDSSLFTNSNWFTFDGDRGINDRLAASVPPSSPDSEAISLNTENTDEALTGETTGGTESLRESASLANELAEVANDNDADATDGEKILCTEEDSQASEGPVDAKEDKTGGASKAANESVPDNALPESHHTDCRCADSSESGTEEDVEIDDEKKSETAMTNE, encoded by the exons ATGCTTCGAAAGACTGCTCCTCTTATGAATTATGTTCAG GAGCATCCAGATATTGTTGTCCAGCTTGTCGACCTCATTGGTATCACATCAATAATGGAG GTGTTGGTGAGATTGATTGGTGCTGATGAAACCATATACTTGAATTTCGCGGATACATTGCATTGGTTAGAGAATACATATGTACTGGAAATGATTGTGGATAAATTTAGCTCATCA GACTCTCCTGAAGTGCATGCAAATGCTGCTGAAATTCTTTCTGCGGTAACTCGATGCGCCCCTCCTGCTCTTGCTGCAAAAATATGCAGTCCAAG TTTTGTTGGCAGGTTGTTTCATCATGCTCTTGACGAGTCAAGACCAAAATCTGTTCTGGTTCATTCATTGTCAGTGTGTATATCTTTATTGGACCCCAAAAGACTAGCATCAGTCTCATACCAAGCATTTAGAAGCAACTTAACTCACGGGACGCTGGTTACAGCCAGTCCAGAAACAGTTGATGGTATACTGGAGAGTCTAG GTGACTTGCTGAAGTTACTGGACATTACTTCTTCTCAAAATGTTTTTCCTACAACTTATGGATGTTTGTGTCCGCCTCTTGGAAAACACCGTTTGAAG ATTGTAGAATTCATCTCTGTTTTGCTAACAATTGGTAGCGAAATAGCTGAGAAGAAGCTAATAAGCCAATCAGTGATAAAGCATTGCATTGATTTATTTTTTCA GTACCCTTATAATAACTTTTTGCATCATCATGTTGAGAACATTATTGTTTCTTGCCTTGAGGTTAAAAGAAATCAATTGATTGACCATATTCTTAATGACTGTGGTCTTGTTGGTAAAGTCCTTGCCGCTGAAAAAAGTTCTTCTCTGGCAGTGGAGTCTAATGGG CCAACATTACCATCAGAAGGGAAAGAACCTCCAAGAATTGGGAATATTGGGCACATAACTCGAATAGCGAATAAgctcattcaatttggaaatagTAACAGCATGATCCAGAGTCACTTGCAG GAGAACAGTGAGTGGGCTGTATGGCAAATAGATGTCCTGATCAAACGCAATGAGGTGGAGAATGTTTACCATTGGGCATGTGG CCGTCCAACATCTCTACATGATCGTGGGAGGGATAGCGATGACGACGACTTCCGAGACAGAGACTACGATGTGGCAGCACTCACTAATAATATGAGCCAGGCATTTCGATTTGGGATATACAGGAATGATGACATTGAAGAG GCACAAGGATCCCACGAACGAGATGATGAG GATGTCTACTTTGATGACGAGTCAGCTGAAGTAGTAATATCTTCATTGTGTTTGGGGGATGATCAGGACAG TTCACTCTTCACGAATTCAAACTGGTTTACGTTTGATGGTGATAGAGGAATCAATGACCGCCTAGCTGCCTCTGTTCCTCCATCATCCCCGGATTCTGAAGCGATTTCCTTAAACACTGAGAATACTGATGAAGCGCTAACTGGTGAAACCACTGGAGGCACTGAGTCACTGCGGGAAAGTGCATCCCTTGCCAATGAACTAGCAGAAGTCGCTAACGACAATGATGCTGATGCCACGGACGGTGAGAAAATTTTGTGTACAGAAGAGGACAGTCAAGCCTCCGAGGGGCCTGTGGATGCTAAAGAGGACAAGACTGGAGGAGCGTCTAAAGCAGCGAATGAATCTGTGCCTGACAATGCCTTGCCTGAATCCCACCACACTGATTGTCGGTGCGCTGACTCATCTGAATCAGGAACAGAAGAAGATGTGGAGATTGATGATGAGAAGAAATCTGAGACTGCTATGACAAATGAATGA
- the LOC100217253 gene encoding uncharacterized protein LOC100217253 isoform 2 (isoform 2 is encoded by transcript variant 2) → MFWRMTGLSAASPVDTILDKENFTLEELLDEDEIIQECKALNTRLINFLRDKAQVSQLLRYIVEEVPEDSEKKQSFKFPFIACEIFACEIDIILRTLVEDVELMDLLFSFIKPDHPHSTLLAGYFSKVVICLMLRKTAPLMNYVQEHPDIVVQLVDLIGITSIMEDSPEVHANAAEILSAVTRCAPPALAAKICSPSFVGRLFHHALDESRPKSVLVHSLSVCISLLDPKRLASVSYQAFRSNLTHGTLVTASPETVDGILESLGDLLKLLDITSSQNVFPTTYGCLCPPLGKHRLKIVEFISVLLTIGSEIAEKKLISQSVIKHCIDLFFQYPYNNFLHHHVENIIVSCLEVKRNQLIDHILNDCGLVGKVLAAEKSSSLAVESNGPTLPSEGKEPPRIGNIGHITRIANKLIQFGNSNSMIQSHLQENSEWAVWQIDVLIKRNEVENVYHWACGRPTSLHDRGRDSDDDDFRDRDYDVAALTNNMSQAFRFGIYRNDDIEEAQGSHERDDEDVYFDDESAEVVISSLCLGDDQDSSSLFTNSNWFTFDGDRGINDRLAASVPPSSPDSEAISLNTENTDEALTGETTGGTESLRESASLANELAEVANDNDADATDGEKILCTEEDSQASEGPVDAKEDKTGGASKAANESVPDNALPESHHTDCRCADSSESGTEEDVEIDDEKKSETAMTNE, encoded by the exons ATGTTCTGGCGCATGACCGGCCTCTCCGCGGCCTCGCCC GTGGATACAATTCTGGACAAGGAGAACTTTACATTGGAAGAGCTTCTTGATGAGGATGAAATCATTCAGGAGTGCAAAGCGCTGAATACCCGACTCATAAATTT CTTGCGAGATAAGGCCCAAGTGTCGCAATTACTTCGTTACATTGTGGAAGAAGTTCCTGAGGATTCAGAGAAGAAACAATCTTTCAA GTTTCCTTTTATCGCTTGTGAGATTTTTGCTTGTGAAATTGACATTATTTTGAGAACCTTGGTAGAGGATGTTGAG TTAATGGATTTGCTTTTTTCATTTATAAAACCTGACCATCCGCATAGCACACTGTTAGCTGGTTACTTCAGTAAG GTGGTTATATGTTTGATGCTTCGAAAGACTGCTCCTCTTATGAATTATGTTCAG GAGCATCCAGATATTGTTGTCCAGCTTGTCGACCTCATTGGTATCACATCAATAATGGAG GACTCTCCTGAAGTGCATGCAAATGCTGCTGAAATTCTTTCTGCGGTAACTCGATGCGCCCCTCCTGCTCTTGCTGCAAAAATATGCAGTCCAAG TTTTGTTGGCAGGTTGTTTCATCATGCTCTTGACGAGTCAAGACCAAAATCTGTTCTGGTTCATTCATTGTCAGTGTGTATATCTTTATTGGACCCCAAAAGACTAGCATCAGTCTCATACCAAGCATTTAGAAGCAACTTAACTCACGGGACGCTGGTTACAGCCAGTCCAGAAACAGTTGATGGTATACTGGAGAGTCTAG GTGACTTGCTGAAGTTACTGGACATTACTTCTTCTCAAAATGTTTTTCCTACAACTTATGGATGTTTGTGTCCGCCTCTTGGAAAACACCGTTTGAAG ATTGTAGAATTCATCTCTGTTTTGCTAACAATTGGTAGCGAAATAGCTGAGAAGAAGCTAATAAGCCAATCAGTGATAAAGCATTGCATTGATTTATTTTTTCA GTACCCTTATAATAACTTTTTGCATCATCATGTTGAGAACATTATTGTTTCTTGCCTTGAGGTTAAAAGAAATCAATTGATTGACCATATTCTTAATGACTGTGGTCTTGTTGGTAAAGTCCTTGCCGCTGAAAAAAGTTCTTCTCTGGCAGTGGAGTCTAATGGG CCAACATTACCATCAGAAGGGAAAGAACCTCCAAGAATTGGGAATATTGGGCACATAACTCGAATAGCGAATAAgctcattcaatttggaaatagTAACAGCATGATCCAGAGTCACTTGCAG GAGAACAGTGAGTGGGCTGTATGGCAAATAGATGTCCTGATCAAACGCAATGAGGTGGAGAATGTTTACCATTGGGCATGTGG CCGTCCAACATCTCTACATGATCGTGGGAGGGATAGCGATGACGACGACTTCCGAGACAGAGACTACGATGTGGCAGCACTCACTAATAATATGAGCCAGGCATTTCGATTTGGGATATACAGGAATGATGACATTGAAGAG GCACAAGGATCCCACGAACGAGATGATGAG GATGTCTACTTTGATGACGAGTCAGCTGAAGTAGTAATATCTTCATTGTGTTTGGGGGATGATCAGGACAG CAGTTCACTCTTCACGAATTCAAACTGGTTTACGTTTGATGGTGATAGAGGAATCAATGACCGCCTAGCTGCCTCTGTTCCTCCATCATCCCCGGATTCTGAAGCGATTTCCTTAAACACTGAGAATACTGATGAAGCGCTAACTGGTGAAACCACTGGAGGCACTGAGTCACTGCGGGAAAGTGCATCCCTTGCCAATGAACTAGCAGAAGTCGCTAACGACAATGATGCTGATGCCACGGACGGTGAGAAAATTTTGTGTACAGAAGAGGACAGTCAAGCCTCCGAGGGGCCTGTGGATGCTAAAGAGGACAAGACTGGAGGAGCGTCTAAAGCAGCGAATGAATCTGTGCCTGACAATGCCTTGCCTGAATCCCACCACACTGATTGTCGGTGCGCTGACTCATCTGAATCAGGAACAGAAGAAGATGTGGAGATTGATGATGAGAAGAAATCTGAGACTGCTATGACAAATGAATGA
- the LOC100217253 gene encoding uncharacterized protein LOC100217253 isoform 1 (isoform 1 is encoded by transcript variant 1): protein MFWRMTGLSAASPVDTILDKENFTLEELLDEDEIIQECKALNTRLINFLRDKAQVSQLLRYIVEEVPEDSEKKQSFKFPFIACEIFACEIDIILRTLVEDVELMDLLFSFIKPDHPHSTLLAGYFSKVVICLMLRKTAPLMNYVQEHPDIVVQLVDLIGITSIMEVLVRLIGADETIYLNFADTLHWLENTYVLEMIVDKFSSSDSPEVHANAAEILSAVTRCAPPALAAKICSPSFVGRLFHHALDESRPKSVLVHSLSVCISLLDPKRLASVSYQAFRSNLTHGTLVTASPETVDGILESLGDLLKLLDITSSQNVFPTTYGCLCPPLGKHRLKIVEFISVLLTIGSEIAEKKLISQSVIKHCIDLFFQYPYNNFLHHHVENIIVSCLEVKRNQLIDHILNDCGLVGKVLAAEKSSSLAVESNGPTLPSEGKEPPRIGNIGHITRIANKLIQFGNSNSMIQSHLQENSEWAVWQIDVLIKRNEVENVYHWACGRPTSLHDRGRDSDDDDFRDRDYDVAALTNNMSQAFRFGIYRNDDIEEAQGSHERDDEDVYFDDESAEVVISSLCLGDDQDSSSLFTNSNWFTFDGDRGINDRLAASVPPSSPDSEAISLNTENTDEALTGETTGGTESLRESASLANELAEVANDNDADATDGEKILCTEEDSQASEGPVDAKEDKTGGASKAANESVPDNALPESHHTDCRCADSSESGTEEDVEIDDEKKSETAMTNE from the exons ATGTTCTGGCGCATGACCGGCCTCTCCGCGGCCTCGCCC GTGGATACAATTCTGGACAAGGAGAACTTTACATTGGAAGAGCTTCTTGATGAGGATGAAATCATTCAGGAGTGCAAAGCGCTGAATACCCGACTCATAAATTT CTTGCGAGATAAGGCCCAAGTGTCGCAATTACTTCGTTACATTGTGGAAGAAGTTCCTGAGGATTCAGAGAAGAAACAATCTTTCAA GTTTCCTTTTATCGCTTGTGAGATTTTTGCTTGTGAAATTGACATTATTTTGAGAACCTTGGTAGAGGATGTTGAG TTAATGGATTTGCTTTTTTCATTTATAAAACCTGACCATCCGCATAGCACACTGTTAGCTGGTTACTTCAGTAAG GTGGTTATATGTTTGATGCTTCGAAAGACTGCTCCTCTTATGAATTATGTTCAG GAGCATCCAGATATTGTTGTCCAGCTTGTCGACCTCATTGGTATCACATCAATAATGGAG GTGTTGGTGAGATTGATTGGTGCTGATGAAACCATATACTTGAATTTCGCGGATACATTGCATTGGTTAGAGAATACATATGTACTGGAAATGATTGTGGATAAATTTAGCTCATCA GACTCTCCTGAAGTGCATGCAAATGCTGCTGAAATTCTTTCTGCGGTAACTCGATGCGCCCCTCCTGCTCTTGCTGCAAAAATATGCAGTCCAAG TTTTGTTGGCAGGTTGTTTCATCATGCTCTTGACGAGTCAAGACCAAAATCTGTTCTGGTTCATTCATTGTCAGTGTGTATATCTTTATTGGACCCCAAAAGACTAGCATCAGTCTCATACCAAGCATTTAGAAGCAACTTAACTCACGGGACGCTGGTTACAGCCAGTCCAGAAACAGTTGATGGTATACTGGAGAGTCTAG GTGACTTGCTGAAGTTACTGGACATTACTTCTTCTCAAAATGTTTTTCCTACAACTTATGGATGTTTGTGTCCGCCTCTTGGAAAACACCGTTTGAAG ATTGTAGAATTCATCTCTGTTTTGCTAACAATTGGTAGCGAAATAGCTGAGAAGAAGCTAATAAGCCAATCAGTGATAAAGCATTGCATTGATTTATTTTTTCA GTACCCTTATAATAACTTTTTGCATCATCATGTTGAGAACATTATTGTTTCTTGCCTTGAGGTTAAAAGAAATCAATTGATTGACCATATTCTTAATGACTGTGGTCTTGTTGGTAAAGTCCTTGCCGCTGAAAAAAGTTCTTCTCTGGCAGTGGAGTCTAATGGG CCAACATTACCATCAGAAGGGAAAGAACCTCCAAGAATTGGGAATATTGGGCACATAACTCGAATAGCGAATAAgctcattcaatttggaaatagTAACAGCATGATCCAGAGTCACTTGCAG GAGAACAGTGAGTGGGCTGTATGGCAAATAGATGTCCTGATCAAACGCAATGAGGTGGAGAATGTTTACCATTGGGCATGTGG CCGTCCAACATCTCTACATGATCGTGGGAGGGATAGCGATGACGACGACTTCCGAGACAGAGACTACGATGTGGCAGCACTCACTAATAATATGAGCCAGGCATTTCGATTTGGGATATACAGGAATGATGACATTGAAGAG GCACAAGGATCCCACGAACGAGATGATGAG GATGTCTACTTTGATGACGAGTCAGCTGAAGTAGTAATATCTTCATTGTGTTTGGGGGATGATCAGGACAG CAGTTCACTCTTCACGAATTCAAACTGGTTTACGTTTGATGGTGATAGAGGAATCAATGACCGCCTAGCTGCCTCTGTTCCTCCATCATCCCCGGATTCTGAAGCGATTTCCTTAAACACTGAGAATACTGATGAAGCGCTAACTGGTGAAACCACTGGAGGCACTGAGTCACTGCGGGAAAGTGCATCCCTTGCCAATGAACTAGCAGAAGTCGCTAACGACAATGATGCTGATGCCACGGACGGTGAGAAAATTTTGTGTACAGAAGAGGACAGTCAAGCCTCCGAGGGGCCTGTGGATGCTAAAGAGGACAAGACTGGAGGAGCGTCTAAAGCAGCGAATGAATCTGTGCCTGACAATGCCTTGCCTGAATCCCACCACACTGATTGTCGGTGCGCTGACTCATCTGAATCAGGAACAGAAGAAGATGTGGAGATTGATGATGAGAAGAAATCTGAGACTGCTATGACAAATGAATGA